Part of the Toxotes jaculatrix isolate fToxJac2 chromosome 8, fToxJac2.pri, whole genome shotgun sequence genome is shown below.
TATGGAACAAACTGAAGGACTTTGCTCCCCTGGCTCAGCCACCTCCACAGCTTTTGTTAACATTACTGTGGACGGAGAGTCCTcccagtttgtctctttctctgctgtcccCATGGTAACTGGCTCCATACCCATCAAAATACGTCTCTATGACATAAAAAATGAGAGGGGAATAGATGCAGTTGAAAAGACTTTGAATGTGTGGGTGAGTGACAAAGACATTATTTTATCTCTCTGTGAAATCATTATTCTATAATAGAGGCCTACCAGACAATAATATATGGCAACATGCAAAGGGACACACAGTAATTTGGCTCCCTGTTATTTCATGTTGTAGACAGAAGGAttagaacagagagaagagacgaCCCAAGTGATTAAATTAGATGGTGAGTTGTTTCAGCATTCATCAATGCTACTTGCCTgatatttgttattattttgtattgttCAGCATATTACATTTGCTTCAATCAACTTACTTCTTTCTGGCATGATAGGAAACACAAAAAGTTTAACTCTTGATGGAACTTTACCAGATGAAATAGTCCCAGAATCCAGCACCAACATTTTCGTTTCAGTGGAAGGTATGTACTGTGAGAAACAGACATTCACAGAGCTTTGTTAATGACTGTGACTTACCTTTTCAATGTTCTCACCTGGCAGGGAATGGATTTTCTTTCCAAGCGAAGAACCTTCTTTCTCCTGAGAAGGTTGCTGGCCTGATCGTATTGCCTACAGGATGTTGTGAACAGACAATGTCAGGACTTGCCCCCACAGCTTTAGCTGTCCGCTACCTTGATCTGAGTGAGCAATGGTTTAACTTGCCTGCTGGTGCCAGAGATGATGCTCTCGATAAAATTGAGAAAGGTATGAACACATAATGCAGTTAAGTGCATAATGTCTTAATCATTAGACAATTATTCACAACAAGGTGTAATGACAGCTGCTGGCCAGATTTCCATATTTACTGTTGATAACAGAGCACAACTGAAACCAGCTGGTAGTGGCAGAGTAAAGGTGTTTCAGCTTCTCGATCACTCATAGAAAACAACTCCATTGTGCTACTAGAGGTCcaaaactccacagggaacctGTAATATATTTTCACTGGGGAAAGTTCAAATGGGAATCAAAAATGACCTCTAGGCTTCTGTTTCATCTTCTGGCCTCATATTAGTATTGTGGGATGTTATGAACGTTACACCTTCTACAGGCCACCTACAAGGTCatagacattttcattttaaatagtcaaatgtgtgggttttttttttgatcatttgtttttttttgtcaggttttGTTAGGGTTTTAACATTCAAGAAACCCAATGGATCTTATGGACCATGGTATACAGATGCACCTAGTAACTGGTGAGTATTTGTTTTATGTCGCcttattgattttagatgtaaGGTTCCTACTTGTGCCTGTGTTGCATCCTATTTTTCAGTATTCTATAGCCCCCCAAATAATTCCTGAAATGTAGAACACTTCCCATATAATACCTCTTCTACAGAAAGCAATTACAAAATTCATTGGCAAAATGATTCAACAAGAGGTCAATCTGATTCTGTGGAACCATTAATTGCTTATTGTACAAATAGTTAAAATTAATTAAGTTAATGTTTATCTTCCATTGTTACTAATTCAGGAGCCTCCCAGGGTGGTGTGagttttcagatgttttcagatgATGCCACACTCTTTATTAGGCACTGATGATGATCTTGGCATTCATCTGTCAAACAGTGGACAAATTAATGGAGTGGTGTGACAAgaattcactttctttcttaattctgttattatttttaaaaaaaaatctgttttatgaaGCATGGGATCTGTGCATGCCGGTGtacttgtctgtctgtccagctTAAACCTAACTTGACTATTTGCTGTGGGCCAAATGCTTGAGTGAGGTTTTCAAACTACGTATTCAAAAAAGGATGTTGTGTCTGGGTAGTAATGTTACATCAGATGCCTCATATTTTATTTAGAATCCCACAGGCTAGACTGAACACATTAAAGAACAGAGGAATAGATTTTGTCTTCACTCTtctcctttattttcttttcatgtccACAGGTTGACTGCCTATGTACTGAAAGTGCTCTCACTGGTGGCACAGCGTCAGACAGTGACTTTTGGACCCCAGGGTCGGACAGCTAGGGTTGTACCAGCAGATGAGATCATGCATTCAGTCACTTACTTGATCTCAGTACAGAACACTGACGGGTCATACAGTGACCGATTTCCTGTGTTACACAGAGCAGTTCTGGTAACGTAAACCTAACCTTTATAAAATTTACGGCATAATGttcatgtgcatacacacatacagtatatatttgaGAACAATCTCATATGTGGCAACAAACTGAGCAGCAGTGATTTAACTGCAGTATGATCCCTGTATATCCAATGTAGAAAGGCAAAGACCGAGATGCATCCATGACGGCTTTCATAACTGTGTCCCTGCACCTGTCCCTTCAATTCCTGCGACCTGATGTACGAAGTACTGCGGTAAgatcatttaaaaactttttgtCCTGGTTGTTAGGATGGTCAGTCCATTGGCATTCAGTGCTGAACATGAAATATCTCGGCTATTTAATGTACTGCCATGCAGTTTTGAACACTCATCATGTTTCCCAGGGGATAAATCCTAATGATTTTGGTGgctcctgacttttcatctagcgcctTCAAGTCAACATTAGTGTGGCTGTTGGCTCTTGATTAAAATTAATTGACTGCCTTTGTTCTACTTTCTACCAGGAAGCAAGCATTTCAAGATCAACAACGTATCTCATGTCAAACCTAGAGGCACTTCAGCATCCCTATGCTGTTGCCATTACAGCCTACTGCCTCTCAGTTTGCCTGCCAGAGGGGACGAATCGTTCACGTGTCTGGACGAAACTTGAAGGAATGGCCACTGAAGGCATGTCTAATCAAAGCAAATGGATGTGGATGATATGGATAGAAGTCTCTATTGCAAAATATGTATGAAATTTAATTTTGCAAGGCAGGTATATTCCATGATATAGTCAGTTTAATGGAAAATAGTTTATGGATAAATAGCCTGATAGAAATAATTATCATCATAATAATCATCACATGatgcaaaaacaatgaaaaaaacgATTATTGCCATAAATTAGTCCAAGTTATTGATTTACGACATCACCCAATACACCCTGAGAGATTACAGTGATAGCCATCCTTTAGTAAACAATACTGTAAAACTGGGGTGACTCATTAGCCAAGTGGTTAGGATGCATGCCACATGGGCACACCCACTCTCTTTCCCCACAtttgctgtctctctcagctgtcagtatcaaaaaaaggcataaatattccactaaaaataataattaaaaaaaaaaaaaaaaaagaaaaaaaaaaatatatatatatatatataggataTTCTTGGCCCACTGACTGATCAGTCTTTATCATCATATTGCCCAACCCTAAAAGCAACCCTACTCACTGTTCTCAAAATGTAAAGTTCAACAAAAGGGTGTCTCATAGTATGCTATTGTTTGAGACGTGACAGTTTCTCCCATGTTTACTTATTGTCTGTTTAATCAGCGAAGGATGGCTGTTATCTGTGGACAGCTAATCCCAACACTCAAGGGCGGGCAGATGCCATCACAATAGAAACTACAGCCTATGCCCTCCTTACTGCGGTGGCACTTGAGAATGCCCAGTGGGCAGACAAAGCAGCCTGCTGGCTAACCACAGAAGAAAGCTATTCTGGAGGCTTCAGATCAACACAGGTGATTAGGATGCTAGATTGAGAACTGCTTAAACCCAAAGAATGCATACATAGTCCCTATATTCTCAGTGAGGTCCCACATCATGAAGTGTGATCTAGATTAAACGGAAAGAGTAGAGATGTTAAAATTTTATTAATCTTTTATTACCGTGTCCAGGATACCATCATGGCACTGGAAGCCCTCGCCGAGTATGAGCTCAAGAGGTCCGTCAGTCCCGAAGCAAATTTAATAGCAGAGTTCACAGTTCCAGGAAAGAGAGACATTGTGAGGCTTACTATGCAAAACAAGGAGAAAGTGGAAGCAGATCTGAAGGTATCATAGAGCCTTTCAGCAGGACAATtagatatttaaataaaataaatatttaaactaATTTTGAAATGACCTTTCTCTTGTGTCTGTTGTCTCAGAAACTTTCAGGGCACAACATTGCTGTGCAGTTGTCAGGAAGAGGGGACACCAAACTAAAAGTaagtttcattcatttctgtatGCATGCAGAACGAGACTAATAATTACAGAAAACCATTCTGCTTGGCAGATTGTAAAGGCTTACCATGTACTGGATCCCAATGACGACTGCACCAAACTGTCTATCAGGGTCACAGTGGAGGGGAAAGTGAAGTACACTGGTGAGTTTGTCTCACTGACAACAGATCACAGACATATGTGTTGCTGATAAAAGCTACACAATGACATCAACATCTGTCTCCCTAGCTAAGATCATAGAAACATACGACTACTATGATGACGACTACGATAACAACGATGAAAGCGAGGCGCGAGTGCCACGATCAGCAATTGAGTGGTTTGATGCTCGCACCCGAAGCAGGAGAGATCTTGACAACAACCTAAATCCAGACGGGACTGTCACCTACAGAGTCTGTGTCAGGTTAGTTGTCTAAGCCTCACAGCACTTTATCTCTTTATACGCATTAATCAGACAACAGGTTTACAGGACAAGGTCACATATCCTGATCAGCGTCtctcaccattttttttttttttgcttttttttttgcgtagTCATAGCCTGAACAACACTCTCACAGGAATGGCCATAGCTGACATCACATTACTGAGTGGATTTGAGGCTGTAACTGAGGACCTGGACAGGGTTAGTAGCTGTCTCTGCCTTCTCTACATTGCTGTCATCCTTGACGCAAAGTGAGAGGAGATATTTTGGGCAGTTATTCTCACTTGCAATGACAAAGCATTCAAGATTCATTTCTGTGCTGATTTGAGCCTCTGACTGGCTTGATCTCCGTAGCAATTGCAGCCAAACCTCATGGATATTATCCTATTTAGAGCCATTCTCCTTGCCAAACTGACAAACCGATCATAAATGGGGGCTGCAACATTAACCTATAGGACCATATAGAATCACGTTTCTATTTAAAGTAACACTGAGGACACTTTAAAGTCATAAATCatgaatatcataaaaaggaaacatttcaaatgagaaaaaacatttccacaACCATCAGTCCCTCCCACTCTGCAAATCTATTCCATTACACCAGAACTCTGCTGACAAAGCCATACATGAGAGAAGAGACTTAagaactttctttctttccttctgctATAATATCAAAAAGTTCAACTATCTTCTCCTCACAGCTAAAACAGGTACCTGAGCAATACATTTCCCATTATGAAGTCTCCTATGGAAGGGTGTTGATATACTTCAATGAGGTAAGGCGGAAATCTGTTTACATTCACGAAAACTTTACATGTCCAATACTAAAATCTTCTTCTCTCGCTAGCTCTTTGAACAAGAGGAATGTATTAGTTTTGACGCTGTACAGAGAGTGCCAGTCGGCCTTCTGCAGCCTGCTCCTGCCGTGTTCTATGACTACTATGAACCAAGtaagctttttgttttctattttcagctttctttcttttttgtcaggATAGAAGAGACatctttgtttaatttaataCCAGGAATTTATGGGCTCTTTGCGCTCTCCTTGCAGAACGAAAGTGTACTGTGTTCTACTCTGCCCCCCAAAGAAGCAAGTTGGTCTCTAAACTGTGTTCAGAGGATGTGTGCCAGTGTGCAGAAAGTAGGCAACTGCTCTAAGACCcttactgacaaacacacatgaataaatgtAGCTTTACCCTTCAGGTAtgtataaataattaaaatgccATAATGCCATGTTCATCTTTTCTTTAGGACCCTGCCATAATCTAAAAATGACATTCAAGTCTGAAAGAAATCGAAAACTGACAAAGAATGACCGTGTAGAACATGCTTGCTTCTTCCCTACAGTGGATTATGGTCAGTAACACACATAACACAACATGGTGTAAAGAATCTAAGGAGCAACTTGACTATAAAGATCTCAAATCCGTTCTTTCATACTGTATAGTGACACTATACAGTATGAAATTGAATGATTGTTAATAATTGGTTGGCACTTGTTTTATTTCAGCATACATTGTTGAAGTTGTCACTGTTTCTGTGAAGAGCAACTTTGACTTATACAACACTCGTGTAATTGAGGTACTCAGATCAAGTAAGTAAACTGTAACCACAGGCCTTAACGGATGTTAACCTTTAAATGGTTTTGTGCCATTTTATAAATATAATGACTGTCATCTGTCTACCAGATGGAGATATGCTTGTCAATCAAAATTCTGTTCGAGTGTTTGCTAAGAGGCGGCAGTGCAAAGGAGAGTTAGAGGTGGGAAAAGCGTATCTCATCATGGGCAAAGATGGCTCCACAACCGACTCAAATGGAGAGTAAGTACAGTCAGCAACACAATGGCAGCATAATTTTACACTGATTGATCCTcagtttgttctctgtctccctgttttTGTAGGATGCAGTACCTGTTGGAATCTAACACCTGGGTTGAGAAAAAGCCTTTGCCCAGAAACTGTAAAAAATCTTCCCACAGAGCAGCCTGCACAGGGTTTTCTGACTTCATAAATGAGTACAAGATAGATGGCTGCAAACAGTGAATCAGACTGCCGAGCAAATCTGTTACAAATCTCAGTTACAAAGTAAGATGCAAAGTCAGCTTTACTTTTATAAACAGAGGCATGAAATTGTAACAGCATGCATAAGTACTAAAACATTATTGCTTGCTTAAATCAGACAGTAGGTGGGTGACTCATTCAGCTTCCATCACAGTGTCATTTGAAAATGTGCCACTTCAGTGTAACTGTCTATCATTTCTTTATgtctaaaactgaaaacaaaaaaaaaacatctagtTATTCAGCTAGTGCCTCTGTATGTGTAGTTGTGTTGCCAACTGTAGTGTTCACAAATGTACGTTTGCTCTTTTATGTCTTTCCAAATGGTGTGATTCAGTTTGGTGTACTGGTTTGATTTAGCTTTCCTACtgaatatattcattttttatgtattttttttttcttttactggcAGTAAAGGATCTGAGAGAGGTCTCTGTATTCAATGCAGCCCCCCTCAAAGTTACCCCCCTCCTTACTTAACATCTGCAAGgcgagggaaaagagagaggaggagtggtTTTGGGTACAAGAGACTGGCTGACGTGCTCCCAGTGGAGTTAAACAGTGACAGGATTTGGATCAGTCTTTACCTCATTCGCATAAAAATCCTCCATTGGAGAAAGTGGATCCGTGTCCACTTAGATGTGGTTAGAAACAAGCTGCAGAAGATTTTCAGTGTAATTATAACTGAAAATCTTGTTGAGTTATAGTTAATGCAGAGAGAGGTAACGGGAGAAAACGGGTGGCAACGGGAGGGAGCAGcgcagagggagaaggaggggggtaTGGGTTAGAGAGGTGAGGAACAAGCAAGGGCTTATGTGCTTATATTATTCTAATCTCTGAGGCCGGGTCCAATGTAAGCAACACGGGAGTACTGACCATCACTTCAATCACAGCCGGATCAATGGCTGCACTGTTTCTGCCTTTGCCATCAGACATTTCATTAAATTTGAATCAATAAAGGATAAATAAATATGCAGACGTCAGCATCACACAGTTTCAGCAACAGCACATTTGAAAAAAAGTAGTCTTCTTTTTACTGTAGCCTACTCAAAGTAATCAGTGGTTTGTAATAAGTAAGCAGGGTAGACTGTCAGGAGCAATATTTTACATGTTACATTTTCTCAATTGGTGGTTTATACATTTACAGATTAGTTATTGCTCAGGCTGTGTGCAATAagtacaataaaatacaaatattctCTCCccaaagacagactgacagtgtaGACTGACAGAGATTTATATATTCTCGTAGATCTGTGGATTTCCAAAAGagatttactgtaaatacacataTTCCCTGAGCACATGCTCACTTAGTCTGACAAATATGCTTGAGCAGCAAAAGTGAAATTGGCTGGGGATCTGTCAAATGTGCTCGTATGGCCAGGTGTATTTTCTCAGGTGTGCAGTAAGCCTTAGTTGCTGAAGCTATGTCTCCAGCCATTTTTCCAAAGGCCAATACAGGGTCAGCGGTTTGAGGGTGGCCTATGGTGCAGAAAGGAGTGGAGTGAAGGCGGAGCTGTTCCTGGAGGCTGCCGCCAGATGGAGGCACTGATGGAGTGGGACCACCCATTCAGGAGTCCACACTACACTGACAATTAGTCTTTGATTTTCATCTTAACATTAAGCAGATCTGTTGATCTGTTATCAGGATAGGGCCTTTTCACATCATTAAACACATCGCACTATTAAAAGCACAAGCGTAAGTAGTAAAATTAATAATGGCCAAATTACATTTTGCTGCTTCAGAGTCTTGGTATTGTGCGTGTTTGAGCCATGGCTccctgggacacttgaatagaacagagtcATTGTCAGTgatattagtaacacctgtgcttttcctactttGACATATctactgggaaaaaaaggccaATTGTACACCAGAGAAGCAATCAGCTGGTGTTGGTGAAATGTAATCTCAGTATGTGTCATGTTTTACCCCTGAAATACAGATTTCTTTCCCGAATTAATGTTAAAGACAGATACAGAACATGTTGTGATAAAAGGGTGCGTGTGCGTACAAGGTTACTAATCATGCACAGAAATGCCCCATGTGCTGTATTTGCGCACAAACCAGGGAGTGGTACagatatgtgtatttgtgtgtgtatggtctGGCTTATGAATTGAAGGTTGTGCacatgtggtttgtgtttgcCCACACTGTGAGTTATTGTATTTAGATTTTGTCAGTCATGCCAGATTTTAGTTTGACTggttcctctctcttcaaatCACATCCACAAACTACTACTCATAACAACTACATTACACTACTACCAGTTAACTGTCTCTCAGTATCAGAACATGGTGTACTTGCTATCtcacaatataaaaaatatccacagataaatttatttttagtgtGGACACATTCCCCCAATGTAACATACAGAGTGAGAGCTGTTTCTTCAGCTTTAGCCACAGTTTCACAGCTTCATTGTCTATGAtctcaaaaaataaattgtatAATCTATAGATTAGAAAATAAAGCTAAAGAAATATATACATTGAGCTTCACATTAAGCAGACTTACACTGGTGAGTGGTCACCACACGCTACTATAGAAAGAtagatactgttttttttttaaattggatttAAAATTAACATGGGTAAAGATTAACTGTGGCTTGAACTGGGTGAAGACACCAACATTGCAGTCTTTGTTGTAGTATAACTCACTCAAAAATTATATCAAATAAATTTGTAATCAACAAATACTTTGGATATTTAAGAAGCTAAtataaacttttgtttttgcttcccTGTAAAATTAGGAAAATGTCACTTATGCCCTGTTTGCTTTAGACCTTTGATATACCTGTCTTCATGTGGTTTACAAAAGGTGGGATGGTGGGTGGCCATTTGGTCAGAGATGCAGTGCCTTCACAGAGCATTCCTTAAATCTGGTGGATACTTGGTCACTTACATAACTCCCACATAGTTACATCTCATTACTTCCAACAAACAGCCAATTCATATAGCAAGAGGTTCCTGTCCCCCAGAGTCAGCACTGAATACCTGCAGTGTTATGCTATGTATTCCAGCTGAATCATGATTCTCGGACCAGGGCTTTATTCAATCAGAGACTGTGTCTAGGTGTTAGCAATGTCTGGAATAAGTCAAGCTACATACAGCAGACACTGAATTGACTGTCATGAGCCATGAAAAGCTGAAGGATGCAAGCTATTTTTGTGTTAcatgaaacaacacagaaaaaagtcctgcaatatactgtacatagtGTGAGAGTCTAAAATATGAACATATAAGAttttaaattacacacaaaacattaaacaaaaacacaagttcTAGCAGAAAATCTAGCAGGAAAATGTCTATTAAACACAAGTAAAATGTGCTTTTCTCCGGTAGCAGAATACAAAAGAGTAGTTGATTATATTTGATACACAAATCTGTGTAAAATTGTCACTCTTCTTGTAAGTCCAGTACAAATATTTTCCATGGTGGTTGAGAGAGTGGGACCACTAGGCGTGGAAGAGGGGGGGTCCTTAAGTAGGAGCGGACTTTATCACTCTCCTCCTTTCTAGTGGTGGTCCTTTCTCTCACCTCTTTCCTCCCTGATCATATCCACCAAGTCTATGTGAGCTTTTCCAATCAGATGGAGGGAGCAgcacaaagacagagataaagcaaagaagaaaatcatTGCTCTGgtaagtaatttttttttttttaattatttaatttaatttaattaattaattaattttttaaattatgatcATCTCAGAATGGTAACTCAGCAGCCATTTAAAAGGAATAAACTCCACTGAAAACTCCACTTTGATGTCTGTTAATATTCCTTTCAATCctaataatgtttttatagaGCATAGCTGAATATATTTCCAAGGTCGTGACTGATAAAATGTCATAATGTTGTTACATACTGTGTTTtggctgcagaaaaacatttaaataccaGTTACAGTCAGTGGGGAATATGACATGTATTTTTAAGTGTGCACACATAAGCTAACATTGTTATAGGTTCTATAACTACCAGAATTTGTTTGAAAGCcaattatttttaattctaTGAAAATGAATGCCATAAGAGTACCTAATAATTTAGTTAATGATGCAGCCATGTAGTCAATTAATTCATACACTCAATTGCAACATGTAAACATTGGCTTGCTGTGTAGCAAAGCATCCAAATATGTTTACCTACTGCatgatttatttgattttctaCAGATTTAAAGCCAGGGCTGGACATATTTCTTTTAGTGGTTTTATGAGTTGTGGGTGCAGCGGATTATGTAACCTGTATAGTGAAAGACGTACA
Proteins encoded:
- the c4b gene encoding complement C4-B, with protein sequence MKCHIVSVLLLIFTVELSSSTDNSFFISAPNVFHVGVKEKVFVQMGRSYLNNPVTLHLEHEISGTVVSEKVPAQCTSERDTVTVELMINKEIMSRIVPPKYQPPYFLLVAESPAFSQRKSTRVLVSKHRGYIFIQTDQPVYKPTDKVSYRIFTLDHTLRPHEETFHISVVNAAGNKIMKSLRSARGGIFKGTFSIPDVSEMGTWKITAHYEDDEPHSVSREFKVQKFVLPSFGVSIEMEEKYILLNAEQFVFTISAMYSHGEKVKGAYHCQVGVLEKRRNHDQKKIKPVLIGGLDLTGSVDRGSASVSLQIATVNDQLQNRLNRTLSDLQQSGAQLYLGVFVTNIQSGEMQEAEVYLPVISHKYTMDLSRTRSYFIPGYPLDVVVVMSLPDGSPAAGVPVKIDVPGSSEQSLQGISDQEGAVFRAFNIHTTSQIDIEVTADGLQERKIIRQASSPSNSYLFMSVTNKVYLVNDLLAVTYHGKNGPGHGYIYYMVLSRGILITTGALPFGTSVKDNLRITPNMVPSFRLIGYFYNQNGDIIADSVWIDVRDECEIKVEVQQKGSFVPGKQSELEFDLHGQRAKVALLAVDKAFYALNADNKLTAKQVFSTMQSYDLGCSYGGGPDPASVLRDAGLAFVSQSQSEWRKDFRCDSQSARPRRSVDFQQELITLKSNFTDENLQDCCGQGFSRIPMTLTCQERAKRVSLVQRNQACADVFLKCCLEGERLRQIKIQEDAGKTLGRTATISDIEQFFLDTAAQYIRRFFPPSFAFTEFDVNGKRRFSLAVPDSITTWEIQVVTLSAASGFCVVKPTEARAFTSTFVSLRLPYSVKKYEQISISPVIYNYDHDPLEVAVHMEQTEGLCSPGSATSTAFVNITVDGESSQFVSFSAVPMVTGSIPIKIRLYDIKNERGIDAVEKTLNVWTEGLEQREETTQVIKLDGNTKSLTLDGTLPDEIVPESSTNIFVSVEGNGFSFQAKNLLSPEKVAGLIVLPTGCCEQTMSGLAPTALAVRYLDLSEQWFNLPAGARDDALDKIEKGFVRVLTFKKPNGSYGPWYTDAPSNWLTAYVLKVLSLVAQRQTVTFGPQGRTARVVPADEIMHSVTYLISVQNTDGSYSDRFPVLHRAVLKGKDRDASMTAFITVSLHLSLQFLRPDVRSTAEASISRSTTYLMSNLEALQHPYAVAITAYCLSVCLPEGTNRSRVWTKLEGMATEAKDGCYLWTANPNTQGRADAITIETTAYALLTAVALENAQWADKAACWLTTEESYSGGFRSTQDTIMALEALAEYELKRSVSPEANLIAEFTVPGKRDIVRLTMQNKEKVEADLKKLSGHNIAVQLSGRGDTKLKIVKAYHVLDPNDDCTKLSIRVTVEGKVKYTAKIIETYDYYDDDYDNNDESEARVPRSAIEWFDARTRSRRDLDNNLNPDGTVTYRVCVSHSLNNTLTGMAIADITLLSGFEAVTEDLDRLKQVPEQYISHYEVSYGRVLIYFNELFEQEECISFDAVQRVPVGLLQPAPAVFYDYYEPKRKCTVFYSAPQRSKLVSKLCSEDVCQCAERPCHNLKMTFKSERNRKLTKNDRVEHACFFPTVDYAYIVEVVTVSVKSNFDLYNTRVIEVLRSNGDMLVNQNSVRVFAKRRQCKGELEVGKAYLIMGKDGSTTDSNGEMQYLLESNTWVEKKPLPRNCKKSSHRAACTGFSDFINEYKIDGCKQ